Proteins found in one Miscanthus floridulus cultivar M001 chromosome 4, ASM1932011v1, whole genome shotgun sequence genomic segment:
- the LOC136548722 gene encoding secreted RxLR effector protein 161-like produces MCSFGQSAYASKLLERSGMAKCKPCVTPMEERLKLTKASTAAKVDATLYRSIVGGLRYLVHTRPDIAFIVGYVSRFMEDPREDHWVAVKRLLRYVKGTVDHGIVFPKINESRLQLTVFNDADMAGDIDGRRSTSDVLVFLGSALILWLSLKQKVVALSTCEAEYVAAATAACQAVWLRRLLGELTGVKAHPLALMLDNQPAIALAKNPVLHD; encoded by the coding sequence ATGTGCTcgttcggtcagagcgcgtacgcctcaaagctgttggagcggagcggcatggctaagtgcaagccgtgcgtgactccaatggaggagcggctgaagctaacGAAGGCCAGTACtgcggcgaaggtagatgcaacactctaccgaagcatcgtcggcggtctacgctatctagtccacacgaggccagacattgcgttcatcgtgggctacgtcagccgcttcatggaggatccccgagaggatcactgggttgCGGTAAAGCGGCTGCTGCGTTACGTTAAGGGAACGGTGGATCatgggatcgtcttccccaaaaTCAAcgagagtaggctgcagctcactgtgtttaacgatgcagacatggcgggggacatcgatggacggcggagcacctctgacgtgctcgtcttcctcggatcGGCTCTAATCTTATGGCTGTcgttgaaacagaaggtggtggcgttgtccacgtgtgaggcagagtacgtggcggcagccacagcggcgtgccaagctgtgtggctacgccggctactgggcgagctgaccggtgtgaaaGCTCACCCACTAGCACTTATGCTGGACAACCAGcctgccatcgccctcgcgaagaatccagttctccacgactag